AACAGCAACAACCGGTCCGGTCGGACCTGCCAGCGCCACGGCTGCGAATTGTGGATCGACGGGGCCCTCGTCGCCAGGGACAACACCGTTTCGACGGTTCGGCGATCCGGGGTGTTCGGGTCCATGAACCAAGACTGCGCGGGTGAAGCGGCAGGTAGTAGTGCCGAAAGTCCTCATCGCCCGGTCGTCAGGTCACCGCGAATTCGACGCTGGGCCAACCGGTCGCGCCGTCGGGTACGACGCCGGCGATATCCTCGGTCTGCACCGCCCCGGTGTTGTCGGTGGCGCGTACGGTGATGCGGTGCAGGCCGGGCTTTTCGGCCTTCCAGTCGAAGCTCCACAACCGCCAGGTGTCGTTCGAGTACGCCGCACCCAGGGTTGCCTGCTGCCAGGGCCCGTCGTCGACCCGGACCTCGACGCCGCGCACACCACGGTGCTGGGCCCACGCCACGCCGCCGAAGCGGACCGGCCCCGGTGCGACATCCTGGCCGATGCGGGGTACGTCGATCCGCGATTGTGTCTTGATCGGACCTCGTTCGGACCATCCGAGCGGTGTCCAATAGCCCTGTGCCCGATCGAATCTGGTCAACTCCAGATCTACGACCCATTTGGTGGCCGAGACATACCCGTAGAGGCCGGGGACGACGAGGCGGGCCGGATAGCCGTGTTCGATGGGCAAGGGTTGGCCGTTCATCGTTATCGCCAACAGCGAATCGCGATCATCGGTCATCGCCTCGGTGGGCGTGCCCGCGGTGAAACCGTCGCTCGAGGTGGACAGCACCATATCGGCGTCGGCATGCACTCCCGCCGCCGCCAGCAGGTCACGCACCCGGTAACCGGTCCAGACCGCGTTGCCGATCAGGTCACCGCCCACCGGGTTCGACACACATGCCAGGGTGACGACCTTCTCGATGAGCTCGAACTTCTCCAGGTCGGCGAAGGTGTAGGTCACCTCGCGGTCGACCATGCCGTGGATGCGTAACGCCCAGGCGTCGCGGTTGAGCTGGGGGACCGACAGCGCCGTGTCGATCCGGTAGAACTCGTCGTTGTCGGTGACGAATTCGGTGATGTCGACGCCGGCCGGCTGCACCTCAGGCGGGATGGGTGGTGCCGGCTTGGCCACCGGCGGCGGTGTGTAGGCCTGTCGGTCGCCGGCAGCCGAATGCACCCGCCGAGCCCACGCCGATCCGACGGCACTGCCCAGCACGCCGAGGCCCAGCAGCCCGAGAGCGGCCAGCGAGAGTCGGCGTCCGGGATCGGCGGCGGCCGATTCGTGTGCCGACCCGTCCTCCAATCTGCCGGAGGTCAGAAACCGCAGCGCGATGATGCCGGCGAGCCCGCCGACCACCGTCGGCACCATGTCCAGCGGGCGGGCGCCGGCCCGCGACAGGATGGCGACACAGCCGGCAACCGTGGCCGCGGTGAACATGATGCTGCCGATCGGTATTCGCCGGCGCTCCAGCACACCGGCCAGTGCCGCCAATACGGCGATCGCCACGAGCACCGCGACCGTCAGGAACAGCTTGTCCGCGGTCCCGAATGTCTGGATCGCCCATTCCTTCACCGCGCCCGGGGTGCGGTCGATGATCGTCGATCCGACCGCGGAGCGGGGATCGGCGGACGCCCCGAGCGGTACCGCGACGAGGGCGCTGACGCCCAGGGTCACCGCGGCCGCGGCGACACCACACAGGACACGCGTTCCGACTGGGATGGATGCCACCAGACCACGCTAGCCGAGC
The sequence above is drawn from the Mycolicibacterium neoaurum VKM Ac-1815D genome and encodes:
- a CDS encoding molybdopterin-dependent oxidoreductase, with the translated sequence MASIPVGTRVLCGVAAAAVTLGVSALVAVPLGASADPRSAVGSTIIDRTPGAVKEWAIQTFGTADKLFLTVAVLVAIAVLAALAGVLERRRIPIGSIMFTAATVAGCVAILSRAGARPLDMVPTVVGGLAGIIALRFLTSGRLEDGSAHESAAADPGRRLSLAALGLLGLGVLGSAVGSAWARRVHSAAGDRQAYTPPPVAKPAPPIPPEVQPAGVDITEFVTDNDEFYRIDTALSVPQLNRDAWALRIHGMVDREVTYTFADLEKFELIEKVVTLACVSNPVGGDLIGNAVWTGYRVRDLLAAAGVHADADMVLSTSSDGFTAGTPTEAMTDDRDSLLAITMNGQPLPIEHGYPARLVVPGLYGYVSATKWVVDLELTRFDRAQGYWTPLGWSERGPIKTQSRIDVPRIGQDVAPGPVRFGGVAWAQHRGVRGVEVRVDDGPWQQATLGAAYSNDTWRLWSFDWKAEKPGLHRITVRATDNTGAVQTEDIAGVVPDGATGWPSVEFAVT